The proteins below are encoded in one region of Sideroxydans lithotrophicus ES-1:
- a CDS encoding MalY/PatB family protein, whose translation MPSEFDQIISRAGTSSLKYDARYEYFARADVLPMWVADMDFAVPAAVQQALANRAAHPVFGYTVFPESLYDALIHWLHVRHSWTVQRESILCCPGVVPTLHACIFALTRPGDAVIVQPPVYAPFLSAPATTGRKLLLNPLKLEEGRYRFDLDDLERCAAEGGRLLILCSPHNPVGRVWQRQELQALLEVCQRHGIAVVSDEIHADLVYPGVRHVPLATLPGQARIVTAVAPSKTFNIPGLGLSALIVADEADRAAITKAFDTLHVSASNPFSIVAFEAAYRDGAPWLDELLDYLAGTRDLVRDFLQQHLPRIRLIEPEGTYLLWLDCRAMGLSDKQLKHFFVQEAGLGLSPGVLFGEQGSGFMRMNIGAPRSVVKQALENIARAEQTLK comes from the coding sequence ATGCCATCCGAATTCGACCAGATCATCTCGCGTGCCGGGACATCGAGCCTAAAATACGATGCCCGCTACGAGTATTTCGCCAGGGCAGATGTCCTGCCCATGTGGGTGGCCGATATGGATTTCGCCGTGCCGGCAGCGGTGCAGCAGGCACTGGCGAACCGTGCCGCCCATCCCGTTTTCGGCTACACCGTCTTTCCGGAATCGCTGTACGACGCGCTGATCCATTGGCTGCATGTGCGGCACAGCTGGACAGTGCAGCGCGAGTCCATCCTGTGTTGTCCCGGCGTCGTGCCTACTCTGCATGCCTGCATCTTTGCACTCACCCGACCCGGCGATGCCGTCATCGTGCAACCACCGGTGTATGCGCCGTTCCTGTCCGCGCCGGCGACGACCGGGCGCAAGCTGCTGCTCAATCCGCTCAAACTGGAAGAAGGTCGCTACCGCTTCGACCTGGACGATCTGGAACGCTGCGCAGCGGAAGGGGGGCGCCTGTTGATCCTGTGTTCGCCGCACAATCCGGTCGGGCGGGTGTGGCAACGGCAGGAACTGCAGGCGCTACTGGAGGTGTGCCAGCGTCACGGCATCGCCGTGGTGTCGGACGAGATCCATGCCGACCTGGTCTATCCCGGCGTGCGGCACGTGCCGCTGGCCACGTTGCCGGGCCAGGCCAGGATCGTCACCGCCGTGGCGCCCAGCAAGACCTTCAACATCCCCGGTCTGGGGCTATCCGCACTGATCGTAGCGGATGAGGCTGACCGTGCCGCGATCACTAAAGCGTTCGACACGCTGCATGTCAGCGCGAGCAACCCGTTCAGCATCGTGGCGTTCGAGGCAGCCTACCGCGATGGGGCGCCATGGCTGGACGAGCTGCTGGATTATCTTGCCGGCACACGCGACCTGGTGCGCGACTTTCTGCAGCAGCATCTGCCCAGGATCAGGCTGATCGAACCGGAAGGCACTTACCTGTTGTGGCTGGATTGCCGCGCGATGGGGCTGAGCGACAAGCAGCTCAAGCATTTCTTCGTGCAGGAAGCTGGGCTGGGCCTGAGTCCGGGAGTGTTGTTCGGCGAACAGGGCAGCGGTTTCATGCGCATGAACATCGGCGCGCCGCGCAGCGTCGTCAAACAGGCGTTGGAGAACATCGCTCGCGCCGAACAGACGCTCAAATGA
- the egtD gene encoding L-histidine N(alpha)-methyltransferase: MRNASPTPARNPEEDDFLSSVREGLRQRPKSIAPKYFYDAHGSHLFDLICTTPEYYPTRTETGILDRHGAEMAAMLGASCVLIELGSGSAIKTPLILRHLSDNAVYVPVDICEPHLRQSTQRLQAMFPALSMQPLRADYHRLPAYAIKHHARQRQVVYFPGSTIGNCTPQEAVQLLKSIADLVGPGGGLLIGVDAKKPIEMLNAAYNDAAGHTAAFNLNLLTRMQNELGAQLDATQFAHHAYYNETHGRIEMHLVSRCRQTIRLGTESFPFAEGETIHTENSYKYTAHEFRQLARMAGWHLKSTWHDEDGLFNVHYLSLSSAEPLKLTR, from the coding sequence CGTACGCGAAGGCTTGCGCCAACGCCCCAAGTCCATCGCGCCGAAATATTTCTACGACGCGCACGGCTCGCATCTGTTCGACCTGATCTGTACCACGCCGGAGTATTACCCGACGCGCACCGAGACCGGCATCCTCGATCGCCACGGCGCCGAGATGGCTGCGATGCTGGGAGCATCCTGCGTACTGATCGAGCTGGGCAGCGGCAGCGCGATCAAGACACCGTTGATACTGCGGCACCTGTCCGACAATGCCGTGTATGTGCCCGTCGACATCTGCGAGCCGCACCTGCGGCAAAGCACGCAACGCCTGCAAGCGATGTTCCCGGCACTGAGCATGCAACCGCTGCGTGCCGACTACCATCGGCTCCCCGCTTATGCGATCAAGCACCATGCCAGACAAAGACAGGTGGTGTACTTCCCCGGCTCCACCATCGGCAACTGCACACCGCAAGAAGCTGTACAACTGTTAAAGAGTATTGCCGACCTGGTCGGCCCCGGCGGTGGATTGCTGATCGGCGTGGATGCAAAGAAGCCGATCGAGATGCTGAACGCGGCATACAACGATGCTGCGGGCCATACTGCCGCATTCAATCTCAACCTGCTGACACGCATGCAGAACGAACTCGGCGCGCAACTCGATGCGACACAGTTCGCCCACCATGCGTATTACAACGAAACGCATGGCCGTATCGAGATGCATCTGGTCAGCCGGTGCAGACAAACGATACGGCTGGGTACGGAGTCTTTCCCGTTCGCCGAAGGCGAGACCATCCACACCGAGAACTCGTACAAATATACCGCGCATGAATTCAGGCAACTGGCCCGCATGGCAGGCTGGCACCTGAAATCGACATGGCATGATGAAGATGGATTATTCAACGTGCATTACCTGAGCCTGTCCTCCGCCGAACCACTGAAACTGACGCGATGA
- a CDS encoding glycerate kinase type-2 family protein yields MLKMMSPQPGGAASALPEQNILAEIFNAAVAAVDPCNAVLNSVHVENDRLVVGRKSYDLGAFERLVVVGAGKATARMALAVESLLGNRIAAGLIVVKEGHTVPLSIVEQVEASHPVPNEAGQVGTQRILQLMRNADDKTLVICLLSGGASALLVAPEEDVTLRDKQETTRLLLNAGASINELNAVRKHLSAIKGGRLAEAAYPAQLLTLILSDVIGDPLDVIASGPTAADSSTFADAWSVIAKFGLQKTLPSHVADHLRRGIARKELETVKANDACLGKTDNVIIAGIRQALSAAQAKARRLGLESITISDALQGEARDAAHSLAQTALSELALMKPGKQRCLLCGGETTVTVRGNGRGGRNQELALAFALEIDGVSGVSLLSAGTDGGDGPTDAAGAFADGNIVALARSHGIDPLRYLDRNDSYDFFRQLDAASGMQYHFKTGPTGTNVMDIQFLLLHKLE; encoded by the coding sequence ATGCTGAAAATGATGTCACCACAGCCAGGCGGGGCCGCCTCGGCCCTGCCGGAACAGAACATCCTGGCAGAGATTTTTAATGCCGCTGTAGCTGCGGTCGATCCTTGCAACGCCGTGCTGAATTCGGTGCACGTAGAAAACGATCGGCTAGTTGTCGGGAGGAAATCGTATGACCTTGGCGCTTTCGAACGCCTGGTCGTGGTCGGTGCAGGCAAGGCGACGGCACGTATGGCATTGGCTGTCGAATCCCTGCTTGGAAACAGGATCGCTGCAGGGCTGATCGTCGTCAAGGAGGGGCACACCGTGCCTTTGTCCATCGTCGAGCAGGTGGAGGCTTCCCACCCTGTTCCGAATGAAGCCGGACAGGTTGGCACACAACGCATATTGCAGCTGATGCGGAATGCGGACGACAAGACGCTGGTCATCTGTTTGCTGTCGGGCGGTGCGTCGGCTTTGCTGGTTGCTCCGGAGGAGGATGTGACATTGCGCGACAAGCAGGAAACGACACGGTTGCTGCTCAATGCGGGAGCGTCCATAAACGAGTTGAACGCGGTACGCAAACACCTTTCAGCGATAAAAGGCGGCAGGCTGGCTGAAGCCGCTTACCCGGCACAGTTGCTGACATTGATCCTTTCCGATGTCATCGGCGACCCGCTCGATGTGATCGCGTCTGGACCCACAGCTGCGGACAGCTCGACTTTTGCCGACGCGTGGTCGGTGATCGCGAAATTCGGTTTGCAGAAAACGCTGCCTTCGCACGTGGCGGATCATCTCCGGCGCGGCATCGCCAGGAAGGAGCTGGAAACGGTCAAGGCAAACGATGCCTGCCTGGGCAAAACCGACAATGTGATCATCGCCGGCATACGTCAGGCCTTGTCTGCGGCACAGGCCAAAGCCCGTCGACTGGGGCTGGAATCGATAACGATTTCCGATGCCCTGCAAGGAGAGGCACGCGATGCTGCGCATTCTCTGGCACAAACCGCCCTGTCCGAACTGGCCTTGATGAAACCGGGCAAGCAGCGTTGTTTGCTTTGCGGCGGCGAAACCACTGTCACCGTGCGCGGAAACGGAAGAGGTGGAAGGAACCAGGAACTGGCGCTGGCCTTTGCGCTCGAGATCGATGGCGTATCAGGCGTGTCGCTGCTCTCCGCAGGCACCGACGGCGGCGACGGTCCGACCGATGCGGCCGGTGCGTTCGCCGATGGCAACATCGTTGCGCTGGCACGCAGCCACGGAATAGACCCGCTGCGCTATCTGGACCGGAACGATTCTTATGATTTTTTCCGGCAGCTCGATGCCGCGTCAGGAATGCAATATCATTTCAAGACCGGCCCGACCGGCACCAATGTCATGGATATCCAGTTCTTGCTGTTGCACAAATTGGAATAG
- a CDS encoding pyridoxal phosphate-dependent aminotransferase: MSLSTRVQAIKPSPTLAVTARAAKLKAEGKDIIGLGAGEPDFDTPQHIKDAAIAAINKGFTKYTAVGGTPSLKAAIIAKFKRDNGLDYTPKQILVSCGGKQSFFNLVLATINPGDEVIIPAPYWVSYPDIVLIAEGKPVIVQAGIEQGFKMTPAQLEAAITPKTRMVVINSPSNPSGAVYTLEDLKALGDVLRKHPNIIISTDDMYEHIALTDAKFVNILNACPDLYPRTMVLNGVSKAYAMTGWRIGYAGGPENIITAMENVQSQSTSNPTSISQVAAEAALNGDQGCIAPMLKAFRERHVFVVNELNKIPGLHCIMAGGAFYAFPDARKAIAALHKKGTIKEANDLALSEYLLVEAGVAVVPGSAFGSEGYIRLSFATSMDNLKKALERMAKALS, from the coding sequence GTGTCCCTCTCCACTCGCGTGCAAGCCATCAAACCTTCGCCAACTCTTGCTGTAACTGCACGAGCGGCGAAACTGAAGGCGGAAGGCAAAGACATCATCGGCTTAGGCGCAGGAGAACCGGATTTCGATACTCCACAACACATCAAGGATGCCGCCATCGCGGCGATCAACAAGGGTTTCACCAAATACACGGCGGTCGGCGGAACGCCATCGCTCAAGGCGGCGATCATCGCCAAGTTCAAACGCGACAACGGACTGGATTACACACCAAAGCAGATCCTGGTCTCCTGCGGCGGCAAACAAAGCTTCTTTAACCTCGTGCTTGCCACGATCAATCCCGGAGATGAAGTCATCATCCCCGCACCGTATTGGGTGTCTTACCCCGACATCGTGCTGATCGCCGAAGGCAAACCGGTGATCGTGCAGGCAGGCATCGAGCAAGGCTTCAAGATGACGCCCGCGCAACTGGAAGCGGCGATCACGCCCAAGACCAGGATGGTGGTGATCAACAGCCCGAGCAACCCGTCTGGTGCGGTCTATACGCTGGAAGACCTGAAAGCACTGGGTGACGTACTGCGCAAGCACCCTAACATCATCATCTCCACCGACGACATGTACGAGCACATCGCGTTGACCGATGCCAAGTTCGTCAACATCCTCAATGCCTGTCCCGACCTGTATCCGCGCACCATGGTGCTGAACGGCGTATCCAAGGCCTACGCGATGACCGGCTGGCGCATCGGCTATGCAGGCGGCCCTGAGAACATCATCACGGCGATGGAGAACGTGCAGTCGCAAAGCACTTCCAACCCGACTTCCATCTCGCAAGTGGCGGCTGAAGCCGCGCTGAACGGCGACCAGGGCTGCATCGCGCCGATGCTCAAGGCATTCCGCGAGCGCCATGTGTTCGTGGTGAACGAACTGAACAAGATCCCCGGCCTCCACTGCATCATGGCCGGCGGAGCCTTCTATGCCTTCCCCGATGCCCGCAAGGCTATTGCGGCGCTGCACAAGAAAGGCACCATCAAGGAAGCCAACGACCTCGCCTTGTCCGAATACCTGCTGGTGGAAGCCGGCGTGGCAGTGGTGCCCGGTTCTGCCTTTGGCAGTGAAGGCTATATTCGCCTGTCATTCGCCACTTCGATGGATAACCTGAAAAAAGCACTGGAACGCATGGCCAAGGCCTTGTCGTAA
- a CDS encoding cytochrome c-type biogenesis protein: MRMLTILLFCLLPFSSYAGEAKDLATNPVIEKRMIGLAENLRCLVCQNESLASSHAELAEDLRQEVREMMEKGKSDKEIIDYLVARYGDFVLYNPPVQKNTLMLWFGPFAMLLFGAIMLIMQLRKRRKTVQEPELTPEAQQRAASLLNEEENK, encoded by the coding sequence ATGAGAATGCTGACAATCCTGTTGTTTTGCCTGTTGCCTTTCAGCTCGTACGCCGGCGAAGCAAAAGACCTGGCTACCAATCCGGTGATAGAAAAACGCATGATCGGACTGGCAGAGAACCTGCGTTGCCTTGTTTGCCAGAATGAATCGCTGGCAAGTTCACACGCCGAACTTGCAGAAGACCTTCGCCAGGAAGTGCGCGAGATGATGGAGAAGGGCAAGAGCGACAAGGAGATCATCGATTATCTCGTTGCCCGATATGGCGACTTCGTGTTGTATAACCCGCCAGTGCAAAAAAACACCCTGATGCTGTGGTTCGGCCCCTTTGCGATGTTGCTGTTCGGCGCAATCATGTTGATCATGCAGTTGCGCAAGCGCCGCAAGACCGTGCAGGAGCCAGAACTCACCCCTGAAGCGCAACAACGCGCTGCCTCATTACTCAACGAAGAAGAAAACAAATGA
- a CDS encoding HDOD domain-containing protein: MANIKQQEAVAAEVFAALESGKLELPTLPDIAINIRETIEDPNVSAEKIIRLLSADPAISAQIIKTANSAAFSNGFPVNDLRSAISRLGYRMLHNLVMLITMSNLFKASSPIINQELKDLWDHSREVAANSYVLALHQKHLKPEQALLAGLVHDLGALPLCIYADHHHPRLDKETLEGLIRKFHTEVGARLLSSWHFPDNLVEIVAEHENLQRMTAGGVSDYIDVVTVANMMMPATAKFVAWENVRAIGRLGYTPAQCQNFLARHEEQLSIAREMLGFPRSNVPKQATATSSVVAKPIVPAPEENPDSTSGVLSGLFKLFR; the protein is encoded by the coding sequence TTGGCGAACATCAAGCAGCAAGAGGCAGTTGCAGCAGAAGTCTTTGCTGCGCTGGAGAGTGGAAAACTCGAACTGCCGACACTGCCCGACATAGCGATCAATATCCGCGAGACGATCGAGGATCCAAACGTCTCTGCTGAAAAGATCATCCGTCTGCTTTCGGCCGACCCGGCAATCTCTGCACAGATCATCAAGACCGCGAATAGCGCTGCTTTCTCAAATGGCTTCCCGGTCAACGATCTGCGCTCGGCGATCTCTCGCCTGGGCTACCGCATGCTGCACAACCTGGTGATGCTCATCACCATGAGCAACCTGTTCAAGGCAAGCAGTCCGATCATCAACCAGGAACTGAAGGATCTGTGGGATCACAGTCGCGAGGTCGCTGCCAACAGTTATGTGCTGGCTCTGCATCAGAAACATCTCAAACCGGAGCAGGCCTTGCTGGCTGGTCTGGTGCATGATCTCGGCGCTTTACCGCTATGCATCTACGCCGACCATCATCACCCGCGCCTCGACAAGGAGACGCTGGAAGGCCTGATCCGCAAGTTCCATACCGAGGTTGGCGCCAGGTTATTGTCCAGTTGGCACTTCCCGGACAACCTTGTTGAGATCGTAGCAGAGCACGAGAACCTGCAACGCATGACCGCAGGCGGAGTGTCGGACTATATCGATGTGGTCACGGTGGCGAATATGATGATGCCAGCCACGGCGAAGTTCGTTGCCTGGGAGAATGTGCGTGCGATAGGCCGGCTGGGATACACCCCTGCACAATGCCAGAATTTTCTGGCCCGGCACGAGGAACAACTTTCCATAGCACGCGAAATGCTTGGCTTCCCGCGATCAAATGTACCAAAGCAAGCGACCGCGACTTCCTCTGTAGTGGCAAAACCGATCGTTCCGGCACCCGAAGAAAACCCGGACAGCACATCGGGTGTGCTGTCCGGGTTGTTCAAGCTGTTCAGGTAA
- a CDS encoding ATP-binding protein codes for MPQTSHAGKDVFSLVNSIEAISPDCPLEDVAELFSNPKYSKLLSLPVVENGRPIGMISRYRFMDIYLKRYARELHGKRPIRSFLNDKPLLVELDQPLAIAAQHVASNMQFPLTEDFIITRRGHYLGVGFVMDLLHAMEVQMRANTSELEQANAQLKSSQLALVQSEKMASLGQMVAGIAHEINTPLGYVQNNVAIGQALFQQIQTLIAGYEGLLDDLLDEQATEEQIAVQMQQIGELRNDMNAREMLGEMHGLMGDSLYGIAQISELVLNLKNFSRMDAAATEAVSLNDCIESALNIGRNVLKDKVEVVRELGDLPRITCAPSQLNQVFLNLFTNAAQAMEGFGKLHIRTWSEDGMVHVNVADSGRGIPQEILTRIFDPFFTTKPVGEGTGLGLAITHQIIQKHGGDITVDSRVGEGTCFHISLPVASALAAQQPAVLEVAA; via the coding sequence ATGCCCCAGACCAGCCATGCAGGCAAGGACGTATTTTCGCTCGTCAACTCGATCGAAGCCATTTCCCCGGATTGCCCGCTGGAAGATGTCGCCGAGCTGTTTTCCAACCCCAAATATTCAAAACTCCTTTCGCTACCGGTCGTAGAAAACGGACGCCCGATAGGGATGATCAGTCGCTACCGTTTCATGGATATCTATCTCAAGCGCTATGCGCGCGAGTTGCACGGCAAGCGACCGATCCGCAGCTTTCTCAACGACAAACCCCTGCTGGTCGAACTGGATCAGCCGCTGGCAATCGCTGCACAGCATGTCGCTTCCAACATGCAGTTTCCGCTCACCGAAGACTTCATCATCACCCGGCGCGGGCATTACCTGGGCGTTGGTTTCGTGATGGACCTGCTGCATGCGATGGAAGTGCAGATGCGTGCCAACACCAGCGAGCTGGAGCAGGCCAATGCGCAACTCAAATCCTCGCAGCTGGCGCTGGTGCAATCGGAAAAGATGGCATCGCTCGGCCAGATGGTGGCGGGCATCGCGCATGAGATCAACACACCGCTCGGCTATGTGCAAAACAATGTGGCGATAGGACAGGCACTGTTCCAGCAGATCCAGACCCTGATCGCCGGTTATGAGGGTTTGCTGGACGACCTGCTGGACGAGCAGGCGACAGAGGAGCAGATCGCTGTGCAGATGCAGCAGATTGGCGAACTGCGCAATGACATGAACGCCCGCGAGATGCTGGGCGAGATGCACGGACTGATGGGGGATTCGCTGTACGGGATCGCCCAGATCTCCGAACTGGTGCTCAACCTGAAGAACTTCTCGCGCATGGATGCGGCAGCCACGGAAGCCGTGAGCCTGAACGACTGCATCGAAAGCGCGCTGAACATCGGCCGCAACGTGCTCAAGGACAAGGTTGAAGTCGTCAGGGAGCTGGGCGACCTGCCGAGGATCACCTGTGCGCCGTCACAGCTCAATCAGGTGTTCCTCAACCTCTTCACCAATGCCGCGCAGGCGATGGAAGGTTTTGGCAAGCTGCATATCAGGACCTGGTCTGAAGATGGAATGGTTCACGTCAATGTGGCCGACAGTGGCAGGGGTATCCCGCAAGAGATATTGACGCGCATCTTCGATCCGTTCTTCACCACCAAGCCGGTAGGCGAGGGCACAGGCCTGGGGCTGGCCATCACGCACCAGATCATTCAGAAGCACGGCGGAGACATCACAGTCGATTCGCGTGTCGGCGAAGGCACCTGTTTCCACATCAGCCTGCCCGTCGCTTCAGCGCTAGCGGCGCAACAACCGGCAGTGCTGGAAGTCGCCGCATAA
- a CDS encoding DMT family transporter: MNRIRLAAYTTLTMVAFAGNSLFCRMALKETGIDAASFTTVRLLAGAAMLWLLMYWQRQAPLQHGSWRSALALFVYAVALSFAYRTINAGAGALMLFGAVQVTMILFGFMAGERMAALQIAGFVAAMAGLVILVSPGVEAPSVLDSVLMLASGTAWGVYSLFGRGLPNPAAATAGNFLRAAPLTLVLSLLSLPWMNLDAHGMLYAVLSGALTSALGYVMWYRVLQHMHAMTASTVQLSAPVIAAAGGVLLLGEAFTRDLVIASLLILGGIWLVLRFRKA; this comes from the coding sequence TTGAACCGCATCCGCCTCGCTGCCTATACCACGCTGACCATGGTCGCCTTCGCCGGCAACTCGCTGTTTTGCCGCATGGCACTCAAGGAAACCGGCATCGATGCCGCGAGCTTCACCACCGTGCGCCTGCTTGCCGGTGCGGCGATGCTGTGGCTGCTGATGTACTGGCAGAGACAAGCCCCGCTGCAACATGGCAGCTGGCGCAGCGCTTTGGCATTGTTCGTCTATGCGGTCGCGCTGTCCTTCGCCTACCGCACCATCAACGCCGGCGCGGGAGCGCTGATGCTGTTCGGCGCGGTGCAGGTGACCATGATCCTGTTTGGTTTCATGGCAGGCGAGCGCATGGCCGCGCTGCAGATCGCAGGCTTCGTGGCGGCGATGGCCGGGCTGGTGATACTGGTATCGCCCGGTGTGGAGGCGCCGTCGGTGCTGGATTCGGTATTGATGCTGGCGAGCGGAACTGCCTGGGGCGTGTATTCCCTGTTCGGGCGCGGACTGCCGAATCCGGCCGCTGCGACGGCCGGGAATTTCCTGCGCGCAGCACCGCTGACGCTCGTTCTGTCGCTGCTTTCTTTGCCCTGGATGAATCTGGATGCGCACGGCATGCTGTATGCCGTGCTTTCCGGCGCGCTGACTTCCGCATTGGGTTATGTGATGTGGTACCGGGTGTTGCAGCACATGCATGCCATGACGGCTTCGACGGTACAACTCAGCGCACCGGTGATCGCTGCTGCGGGCGGTGTCTTGCTGCTCGGTGAAGCGTTCACGCGCGACCTGGTGATCGCTTCGCTGCTGATACTCGGCGGGATATGGCTGGTGTTGCGTTTCCGCAAAGCGTGA
- the ccmI gene encoding c-type cytochrome biogenesis protein CcmI: MTLFWIICAALLIIAILFVAVPLWRGIAKDNSVVRDAANLEILRDQIAEMDADLKNGLLTPELHEQGKRELQARLLEEVGDTKTGEVSKKPHPLKITAVVLAVLLPLASVGLYLKLGNPNAFAPQPEFGAGGIVRDEAGIKALEDKLVQNPNNPEVLLMLARSYVELGRYADGAKKYDSLTKLVPDEAMLWADYADALAMTQNTLVGAPTSLLNRALEIDPNYAKALALSGTAAMERGEFSVAIMYWEKLMKQLPPGSENAKMVEEGLRQAHMLLAQSKGGKVAQLDQINEPAPKAQAAGQERITGTVTLSAALKGQADPNDTLFVLARAAQGPKMPLAILRKQVRDLPVQFALDDSMAMSPQMKMSNFDQVVVVARISKSGTAMPQPGDMQGMSQPLALGSKGVKIAIDQLIR; encoded by the coding sequence ATGACTTTATTCTGGATCATCTGTGCGGCGTTGTTGATCATCGCCATTCTGTTTGTGGCTGTGCCGTTGTGGCGCGGGATCGCCAAGGACAATTCGGTTGTTCGCGATGCCGCCAATCTTGAGATTCTGCGCGACCAGATTGCCGAAATGGATGCCGACCTGAAGAATGGACTGCTTACCCCGGAATTGCATGAGCAAGGCAAACGCGAACTGCAGGCGCGGCTTCTGGAAGAGGTCGGCGATACCAAGACTGGCGAGGTTTCGAAAAAGCCCCATCCACTGAAAATTACGGCTGTCGTATTGGCAGTGTTGCTGCCGCTGGCCTCGGTGGGACTGTATCTCAAGCTCGGGAATCCTAATGCCTTTGCTCCCCAGCCGGAATTTGGCGCTGGCGGAATAGTGCGCGACGAAGCCGGGATCAAGGCGCTGGAAGACAAGCTGGTGCAGAACCCCAACAATCCGGAAGTCCTGCTCATGCTTGCCCGTTCCTATGTCGAGCTCGGACGCTATGCCGATGGCGCCAAAAAATACGACAGCCTGACCAAACTCGTCCCGGACGAAGCCATGTTGTGGGCTGATTATGCGGACGCGTTGGCGATGACCCAGAACACGCTGGTGGGAGCACCGACCAGCCTGCTGAATCGTGCGCTAGAGATCGATCCCAACTATGCCAAGGCACTGGCGCTGTCTGGAACGGCAGCGATGGAGCGCGGAGAATTCTCTGTCGCCATCATGTACTGGGAGAAGCTGATGAAGCAGCTCCCTCCAGGAAGCGAGAATGCCAAGATGGTCGAAGAAGGCCTGCGTCAGGCGCATATGTTGCTAGCCCAAAGCAAGGGCGGCAAGGTTGCCCAGCTGGACCAGATCAACGAGCCTGCGCCCAAGGCCCAGGCGGCTGGCCAGGAACGCATCACCGGAACCGTGACCTTGAGCGCTGCGCTCAAGGGCCAGGCCGATCCGAATGACACCTTGTTCGTGCTGGCACGCGCCGCTCAAGGGCCAAAAATGCCGCTGGCGATCCTGCGCAAGCAGGTAAGGGATCTGCCGGTGCAATTCGCACTGGATGACAGCATGGCGATGTCACCTCAGATGAAGATGTCCAACTTCGATCAGGTGGTCGTTGTGGCGCGCATCTCCAAATCCGGTACTGCCATGCCACAACCGGGCGATATGCAAGGTATGAGCCAGCCACTGGCTCTGGGCAGCAAAGGCGTCAAGATCGCTATCGATCAGCTGATTCGCTGA
- a CDS encoding response regulator produces MSKPTLLLVDDEERILRSLRMLFFVGYNVRMATDPQEAIRILREERVHVVVSDQRMPVMQGSELLRIARETSPATMRILLTGYSDLEASIASVNEGEVFRYLMKPWDAEEVKKVVAEAAAIAVASFDVQTHAEEVNVMVGSKPRVLVMDHDESTARTVHETLGDRCEIVWAADAQHAMEELAKQDVSVVVSDLMLGETNVGYILKTIKQLNPQTQCIVLTSFNDTSHLIELINQAQITRFLPKPVSKGILARNLESMLERFHAVRNQPVLLKRQTVAPISDPQEKIQAGNFLGLLGRLRARIGA; encoded by the coding sequence ATGAGCAAACCTACATTACTGCTGGTCGACGACGAAGAGCGCATCCTGCGTTCACTGCGCATGCTGTTCTTCGTCGGCTACAACGTGCGCATGGCCACCGATCCGCAAGAGGCCATCCGGATACTGCGCGAAGAAAGAGTGCATGTCGTGGTCAGCGACCAGCGCATGCCAGTGATGCAAGGCTCCGAACTGCTGCGCATCGCGCGCGAGACCTCTCCCGCCACCATGCGCATCCTGCTGACCGGCTATTCCGACCTGGAAGCATCCATCGCCAGCGTGAACGAAGGCGAGGTGTTCCGCTACCTGATGAAGCCCTGGGATGCCGAAGAGGTGAAGAAAGTGGTCGCCGAAGCTGCCGCCATCGCCGTGGCCAGCTTCGATGTGCAAACCCATGCGGAAGAAGTGAACGTTATGGTGGGCAGCAAACCGCGCGTGCTGGTCATGGATCACGATGAATCCACCGCCAGGACCGTGCACGAGACCTTGGGCGACCGGTGCGAGATCGTCTGGGCCGCCGATGCGCAGCACGCCATGGAAGAACTGGCGAAACAGGACGTATCGGTCGTTGTCTCCGACCTCATGCTGGGCGAGACCAATGTCGGCTACATCCTCAAGACCATCAAGCAACTCAACCCGCAGACGCAATGCATCGTGCTGACCTCGTTCAACGATACTTCGCACCTGATCGAACTCATCAACCAGGCCCAGATCACGCGTTTCCTGCCCAAGCCTGTCAGCAAAGGCATCCTGGCACGCAACCTCGAATCCATGCTGGAGCGCTTCCATGCGGTGCGCAACCAACCGGTATTGTTAAAGCGCCAGACCGTGGCACCGATCAGCGATCCACAGGAAAAGATACAGGCGGGGAATTTCCTCGGGCTGCTCGGTCGTCTGCGCGCAAGGATCGGAGCCTGA